From Penicillium psychrofluorescens genome assembly, chromosome: 1, one genomic window encodes:
- a CDS encoding uncharacterized protein (ID:PFLUO_000734-T1.cds;~source:funannotate), with translation MASSLRLPPGSFLLSARPSSATLIHSRVAVSYQCRSFSQSPQRWAMRPNRNMAIKNPSQPSMKTRTRQMEQTELPNDIGFMPGTFVRPLWRHMPSIFEKPRERLQMEWAWLKSRFQDIASVILYCKSKGNNLPLQFRDRRKIARALQKDMYTAFAQGDTKQIRRICCQNLANNLAGQIEARPKGEEMTWSLLKYLRTPGTYFTGMRVMSDRASELPDLPNSGIRQVVLRITSRQATSKKSTRPSNKDVAPAAKEQDCTEYVVIQSIRWQNNDSGWQVWGHVSPTTLNTLLTDPYFKPGLTLTERLSAIREGSGMK, from the exons ATGGCCTCTTCACTCCGGCTGCCCCCCGGCAGCTTCCTGCTGTCCGCACGACCCAGCAGTGCAACTCTCATTCACTCCCGCGTCGCGGTTTCCTACCAATGCCGGTCCTTCTCCCAGTCGCCCCAGCGTTGGGCAATGCGACCAAACAGGAACATGGCAATCAAGAACCCGAGCCAGCCCTCGATGAAGACACGGACCAGACAGATGGAGCAGACCGAATTGCCCAATGATATTGGTTTTATGCCGGGTACCTTTGTCCGGCCGTTGTGGAGGCATATGCCTTCGATCTTCGAAAAGCCCCGGGAGAGGCTACAAATGGAATGGGCGTGGCTGAAGTCCAGATTCCAAGATATTGCTTC AGTGATTCTATACTGCAAAAGTAAGGGCAATAATCTTCCACTCCAATTCCGGGACCGACGCAAGATTGCGCGCGCTCTGCAGAAGGATATGTACACCGCATTTGCACA AGGCGATACCAAACAAATCCGTCGCATCTGCTGCCAAAACCTCGCCAATAACCTGGCCGGACAAATCGAGGCCCGTCCCAAAGGAGAGGAAATGACCTGGTCTCTGCTCAAGTACCTCCGCACCCCAGGCACATACTTCACAGGAATGCGCGTCATGTCGGATCGAGCGTCGGAATTGCCCGACCTCCCCAACTCGGGTATCCGCCAGGTCGTCCTACGCATCACGAGTCGACAGGCCACGAGCAAAAAGTCCACTCGCCCTAGCAACAAGGACGTTGCTCCCGCTGCGAAGGAGCAGGATTGCACCGAGTATGTGGTCATCCAGTCGATCCGTTGGCAAAACAACGATTCTGGGTGGCAGGTCTGGGGCCATGTCAGCCCGACGACCCTGAACACCCTTCTAACGGACCCCTACTTCAAGCCCGGGTTGACCTTGACCGAGCGTCTTTCGGCTATCCGGGAGGGTTCGGGGATGAAATAA
- a CDS encoding uncharacterized protein (ID:PFLUO_000735-T1.cds;~source:funannotate), translating to MWCCASAYLSYFFADCMMSRWLLNYTPPAVVIRLLTTNGLIAYITSWVLYLSGASYDPRLLLPAWISITTTLTFVYHATQNHATIKRETAASLLVVSVASFVSMSSLLLQLHLTRENEPEVPVFVITRKLWDWAVAIFLRMRVADTRAEL from the exons ATGTGG TGCTGTGCATCCGCATATCTTTCCTATTTCTTCGCGGATTGTATGATGTCTCGATG GCTTCTGAACTACACCCCTCCAGCTGTTGTGATCCGTCTCCTGACCACAAACGGGTTAATTGCATATATAACGTCCTGGGTGCTCTACCTCTCCGGCGCATCGTACGATCCTCGACTTCTCCTCCCAGCCTGGATCTCTATCACAACT ACCTTAACCTTCGTCTACCACGCCACCCAAAACCACGCCACCATCAAACGCGAAACCGCAGCCTCGCTCCTCGTTGTCTCCGTCGCGAGTTTCGTCAGCATGTCCTCGCTCCTTCTGCAATTGCATCTGACTCGCGAGAACGAGCCCGAGGTCCCTGTTTTTGTCATTACTCGCAAATTATGGGACTGGGCCGTGGCTATTTTCCTACGCATGCGAGTCGCTGATACCCGCGCCGAATTGTAG
- a CDS encoding uncharacterized protein (ID:PFLUO_000736-T1.cds;~source:funannotate): MSIENLKTFDPFAEADEDTGETKQSQNYIHIRIQQRNGRKTLTTVQGLPKKFDQKKILKVIKKKFACNGTIVSDLEMGEVIQLQGDQRKDVQEFLTDKKEGLELDAKTIKVHGF, encoded by the exons ATGTCCATCGAAAACCTCAAGACCTTCG ACCCCTTCGCCGAAGCTGACGAAGACACCGGCGAGACTAAACAGTCTCAAAACTACATCCACATACGGATTCAGC AGCGCAATGGTCGTAAGACTCTGACTACCGTGCAGGGTCTTCCTAAGAAGTTTGATCAgaagaagatcttgaaggtgatcaagaagaagttcg CTTGCAATGGCACCATCGTCAGCGACTTGGAGATGGGAGAGGTGATTCAGCTCCAGGGCGATCAGAGAAAAGATGTTCAGGAGTTCTTgaccgacaagaaggagggcCTCGAGCTGGATGCCAAGACCATCAAG GTCCATGGGTTCTAA
- a CDS encoding uncharacterized protein (ID:PFLUO_000737-T1.cds;~source:funannotate) produces MASKKDMRRADLAIPYVEPPKNDSDGDLGGTMSSTMPMAAMFMRNRMVGWVAFVFSFQTWLAETPAQKKKASTPAYTSVLMSLMALVVTYLPLFMPPPAARAPAAPAPAPAPGA; encoded by the exons atggcgTCGAAGAAAGACATGCGCAGGGCTGATCTCG CGATCCCCTATGTCGAGCCCCCCAAGAACGACAGCGATGGCGACTTGGGCG GAACCATGTCGAGCACCATGCCCATGGCAGCG ATGTTCATGAGGAACCG AATGGTTGGATG GGTCGCAttcgtcttttctttccagacCTGGTTGGCAGAAACCCCggcgcagaagaagaaggcttCTACGCCAGCATACACATCGGTGCTGATGTCCT TGATGGCATTGGTCGTG ACCTATTTGCCGCTCTTCATGCCTCCGCCCGCAGCTCGGGCTCCCGCTGCCCCTGCGCCGGCTCCTGCCCCTGGCGCATAA